ACATACATGTGTTGACATTCACAACAGACCTTGATGTCCAAGGACTCGATCAAGGAGTACATCCACCATCTCAAAGGCGCGGCCAAGATCGTTCAGATGCGCGGCCGGAAGTGTCTTGAAACGGACGAGGGCCGGGAAATGTTCGCCATGACGCGCAACCAGTGCATCTCGGTGCAGAACGTCTTCAAAGAGGCCGAGATGTCTGGGTATTCATGGCTGCTGTACAACGAGGCAGTCCAACGCTCCAACCGCTCCACAGTCGACATCAATCTCATTTGCAGCCAGGTACAGCAGGGCGTCGATAACATCATCTCCAAAGCACGCCAACCGACCCCCGAGGCCATCGAAAAAATGATCGAGTTGCTGGGCAAGTGTCGAAAGCTCGAGTACGAATTCCGTCAGCTGCGCGCGAACCCGAATCCGCAATGGaaggtcgaggtcgccgaATGGGTGTTTAACCggaccgacgaggagctcgacacGGAGCCCACCTTTGAGGGCCAGGTCTTCAAGTTCTTCAACCTGCCCATGGCTGTCCTGCATCTAGTCACCTGGTGCTCCCACCTGAACCTCATCACAACGATGATGCGCTGCAGCTCATGGCTGGCTTCGGCTGGAAGGGAAGGGCTGGATGATATCGACGAGTACGAACAGCTCGTCGGTTCAGCGAGCGCTCGCGTCGACGATATCGTGTCGGGCGTTCCGTACTTTTGCAGCTGGAACGGCTACGGCGTTATCGTTTCCCAGTTCCCTTGTGGCTCGACCAAGCCGGATGATCCACTCAAGGGAGAGGCTGGACTGATTGTCATGTGGCCTGTTGCTATTGCCATGAAGAGCGATTACGCCACACCGAGGCAGCGGCGATATCTACGGGGTCGACTCCGTTACATTGCAGATGTCTCGGGGATTAGCCAGGCTCGGTTTTTCATCGACGAAATGTGACGTTTTTACGATCGTCTGGGGGTGTTAGGAGTTACAAGAGTCATTGCACCGTTGAGATATCATTCTCCGGGCATGGAAAAAAAAGGTTGACATTCAGCATGGCTTTTAGGCGTAATACCATTACAGCGGCAGTTATTAGACTGGGAGGATCCGGGAAACTAGTAGTTGCAATCGATCGGAAATCGAATAATCCAATGCTCGTCATTTATTACTAGCTGGCCGCCAGCTGGTGAGTTTCcgcttctttttctttccctttgTTCGCCAACATGAAGTCAATTTCCGGGCTTCCTTCTACCTAGAAGATCGACATCATGTCGCCGTCATAATTTGGCTCGTTGTGAACCCACTCAACAGGGCGTTCACAAAATTTTCATCTTCTGGCCACTGATGTGTTGTGGGCAGCGGTCAACTCTTGAATCGAGATGGCGCTCTCACAGGAGCCTAAAAGCAATAGCCAAAGGCAATGTCCTGTGTACTCTTGAGATAACGCGCGGACAACACTTCCCCGCTGCCTGTTTTGACTTCCAGAGCTCACATCAAAAGGTTTCATCCAATACTGCCTAGCGTTTCGGCCGCGATTGTTGGTATCCAAGCGTTGAGCCCATTCAGAGTTCGAATTTTCCAAGCAAGTCATCTCAAATCCTCATTGGCAACATCTCAGGGCTGGTGACGATTTCGGAAGATCTCGGATATTTGGACAAGTTATTGGATGATGCCTCCAAGCTCACAAGACTGAGGAGAATTGTGATGTCTTGTCTGGTCCTACTCATGTGGGAGTATGGGGCGTGCATACGTCACTTCTATGTGTGAGCAACGGCTCATAGACACGGAAAAGGGCAGCGGAAGCATGAGTATATGGGGAGACGGAAAACCAGAACTGCTGATACGGAGTATTTCAAAGTCAGATCCTACAAGCGCTGAGTTGTGTAGGATCAGTCTTGTTGCATTAGTAGCCGGATGATAAGACGAATGGCGTATCTTGATTGCCATGCTTGCGTCTTTGGCTACCTCATCAACTTTCCTCGTACGATGGCGGATAGATCGAACCGGGAGGCTTTTCGTTCGATGACGAGTGTACTGAGCGATTGAGAGAATTATCTGTCTGTGTAATGAGCAGACCGCGACTCATCTATCGTGCAGAAACATGCCTGCAGCAGACTCAATCATGGGATTGCATAGTTGATGAGGCAGTGACACCATAAATCTACCTGATTTATCCCACCGTTTGGCTCACGAtagagcagcagcaggggcCCAGACCCAGAGGATGAGAAACAGACCGGCGAATGTTGCCTGTTCGGGGCTGGGTCTGACTGGCATTCCTAGAAAACAAGCTCTGTCTCAACCTAGGATTAGATCAACCTCTTCAGCCTCCTTGAGTTCGTCCCACCTGTCCGCCAGCACCATACCTGATCCCTTTCTGTACGCCACGCCGTCCTTCCATTCAACCCACAGAACGAAGCAACAGTCTAGTTTCAGCTTGTCATGAATGTCCCATTTCTCCTGCCAAGATTTGTGTCTGTCGCCTCTAGATAAAGCCATCAACTTCCTTTctgcctcttcctcttccgcaGTGAGCTGGATGTCCTCTTGTGATCGATTCCTGAGCGCTGTTGTCTTGTTCTTTTCTGAAAACTCGTCCAAAAGCGACGACCAGCCTTTGACTATGGCCACCAGCTCAACTTTTGGCTCTTGTTGCGAGGCAACATCGACGCTGTGAGGGAGCTTTAAGATGCCGACAGTGGCGCCCGAGTTGTCCTGGAGGTAGGAAATGTTAACGTTGCGACAGGACTCCCAGTCCGCGTCATAACTGGCTTTGATAAATGCCCGACTGGTCTTACAGCATGTGTACTGGAAGTGTCTGTGAGGCTCAGTTCCCTGGCTCTGCAATGTACCGACGTCCACAGTTGGCACCTGGTACCAGAATTTCTTCAATCTCTGGGGCTGGGGCTCAGACACATGTGTGTAGAAGGTTTTAGGGATATGCCTCGGCGTGCCCGTAGGTATGAGCTCGTTGTTCAAGACATTGAATGCATCCCATGTTGGAGGTGGTACAAACTCCGTAGCCTTCCAGCCCTCCAATAACCGAGAGGGCGACGCCTTCTTGTACTGATGCCATCTGGAGTTGATCTGTCGCCTTGCCGCCGAAGATGGTGTTTCCAAGATGAACCACTCTGTAAGTGGCGCGGTGAATCCCGTGGGCCCCGATAATGAATACTCGTATTCGAGATCATGAGGGAAGTAGGTCACGCCCTGCCACCCCATCCATGACCAACTAGGCGGTCCTGTTGTCATAGGCGGCTCCTCCGAAGATTCCCCAAGCGGGCGCCTCCGGCGAAGCCTCCCACTCGAATGCCAGAGCAACGAGATGTCGAAAAAGAACTCGGGGTGCCCGGCTATGAAACCGTAGGGAAATCTTCGTTCCAGATACGTGCTGATTCCAGAGAATGCGGCGGACACGTCTCCGTCAAAGGTCAGGTTCCGACGGTTGAAGTCCACGACCAGACTATTCAAAGAGAGGCTTGGCACACTCATCGAAAGCTCTTCATCTTGCATCATTTGGCCGCGTCGGTCCGCCTCCGCATGGGACGTGACGTGTTCGGACCACTGCACGCAGTTGCACTGCCATATTACGGAACCGTTTGCAAAGATGAGCTGTCTCTTGGCAAACATCTTTTCCTGAAATGTCCACATGCGCTGGTCGTAGTCGTAGACTTCAGGTTCTTTACCGGGTTCGGAGTTGTTCATCGTCGCCAGCCTCTCACCCCCCGCCAAGGGTACGACGTGCTGCTTCGTGGCCCTCGGAGGAGAGATCCCACGCAGTCCTCGGAGGCCGTACCCTGCGTCCTGGCCGTCCTTGGCGATAATGGTCAAGAAAGAGCTTGCAAAGATCCGGTGCATGTGCCTGAGGTCATGGGCTAGTGCCAAACTGTCGTCCTGGACAATGCACAGGCTATCGACCCAGAGCCTCGTTTCGCCCAAGGCTTCTGTGAGCCGAATCGCGTTGCGGATGGTCAGAGGCACCTCGGAGGCGATGGGGCCCGAGAACAAGGCTCCAGGCTGCCTGACCGCTCCGAGGTTACTCTTCAGCGTCCGGAAGTTCTTGGTTCGGCCCCAGGTGTAGGAGAGGGTGAGAAATCGCGAGGTGCGCTCGTCGCACGGGACAACACATCCTCGCACCACGTCGATCAACCACTCTGGGCGGAACGAACTCATGTCTGCAAATTTCGACTTGTCGCACTCGAGACCGTGCCGATCCATACATTCAGACCGCCAGGCTTTGATGAGGTTGATGTCGATCCATTGTGTGTCCAAGACCCTGCCCCGTCCCTTGTGATGTGGGATGTCCGGCCGGTGAACCAACTCGAATGGGCGAGTCGTACACCAATCAGACCTACTCTTTTTGAAGTAGCTCACCCCTAAAACCGCCCCCGTGATTTGGCTCCATTTGACTAATTGCAGCTCTCGAGTCTCATACCGCGGCACAGGGCCACCAAAGTATCTGGCGTTTCGGAGCCAGTTAGTATGGTCGCAGTCGTACGTGAGGAGATGGCCGACTTCGCCCATTTCAACAGTGAGATGTTCACCGAACGGAACTTCAAATATCTCCATAATCTTTTGGCATACATCGCATTCGAGTTCTGGTGTCGTGCTGGTGGCTGCCTCGGCCACCTTTGGGGTGGGAGTCATCGCAGAAAGGAGTAACGGTGCTGGACTGACAATAGGAAGACGGCTCCAAGGACAAACCCCAGAGAGTGTTTAGTTGATGTCGGTCGATAGCGGGAAAGAAGTTCCCGCGGGCGCATGGAAATGTGTCGATGCCGATCCTCGTGGATTGGGGCCGACACTCGAAAGGTCTCGATAGGCTACGGCACCACTTTCCTCTGCTCAGCCTCTCAAAGAGGGGTAGATGCTGTTGCCTAGAAACAGAGCTTATATAATCAAGTGTGGCAGGATGCCTGTTGCGCCATTCGCTGCATGCGATCCAACGAATGGGTGATGAAGACTATCAGTATCTATCGGGATCGCTCGGGTGGAGCAGCCGGCAGCCGGTAACGGGGCGGGGTCCGGCGGAAGTGGGTCTAGTTGCCGAGACGCCGTGCGCagaggccgagatggggcGGGAAAGGCCGGCGAAATGACGAGCACTGTACGCAACATGTGCCTTGTGAGAATCTATATTGTATGCAAACTAAAATCCGGCCTAGAGACGCGCTCTACAGATCTCGGCCCAACCAAAGAACACCCTCTCAACATCGTGCCATCTCTTCCCCGAGGTCAGCGACACTGTGATGTTCCTTAGTCTTGTACAAGCTTCTAGCGGAACTGTAGGGTATCAAAATCGAGAAAACGCTTCTAAAATACAAAAAGGACAATTGTCCATTGATCCAGATATCATAGCAGGCAACGCCAGCGATGCTAGTGTCGCTACAGCGGGCTACTTTTCCGTTGAAACTACGGCCTCGGGAGAAAGGACACGTTGTATGTATGGATGCTTCGACGAGCAGATACCACAAGTGAAGTTATGTTTAAATAGTAGGCGTTTGAGTGGTGTCCTGCACCGTTGTCTGGCGGTCGTATGTCCGGTCATTGATGGGAACTACTTTTCCTCGACGTTCGGTTTGATAGAGCCTTGGGGTGGTTGGTTCTGAGGAATGAAGGATCTGTTCAAGAGTCAAAGGTCAGCTCCTACACCCTTTTTATCCGCGTATATGAATCTAACCTGGGTACGAAGTTTGTTCGTCTACCGGTGGTTGATCCAGTAGATGAATCCTCCAACCCCAAAGATACCCGTTCCCGCTGTGGAGCAGCATGTTAGCGCAAACCGAAACTTGACCTCGCCCATGCGAAGGAACTCACCCACGGCCAGCGTCTCCAGCACGGTGTGGTCGACGCTCCTCTTCATCAACTCGTGGCCAACCTCCACAACTCCGGCCTGGATGAGCCGCGCATCGAGAACAGGCATGACTGGCGAGCGGTACTGGATGCCTAGTGCAAAAGCGTAGCGACGGTAGCGACAATGACGGAGGCGAAGAAGACAGAGTGAGCGGAAAAGGACGGAGATGTTGCTCGAGGGATCGCCAGGATCAACAACCTCGACTTCAGGTGGGCAGCGGCGTGGGTTTAAACAAAGGGTGGTCCTCAgtgcacacacacatgtcGAAGCAACTCCAGGCTGGATCCTCCGCCATCCCCCACTCCCCGTTGACGAGCGGGATGCGACGTCGGGGACCATGACGCCAAGATATTTGAAGCGCGCGTCTGGGCCCATATGGTGGATGTGGGCTTTGGGTGAATCGGCTCATATTATCTCATTTCGGTTTCACAAGGGGGGCCACGAGCTCTGCAGCGAATTGAGTTGTCGAGCCCGGGGGATGGTCCCATTGAGTAAGGTAGTTTTAGTGCCACCTTTGGTCGGGCTGGACCGatcgagggaggggggcacaCCCGGATATCCACCGCTCATCTACAGACTGTCACCTTGTGATTTGCAACTCTGATTTGCGGATCTTCAAGACATCGTTGATGGGTGACACTGACGGACCCAAGACGACCGAATCCAATGAGCTGGACATGATGGCTGTCTCCTGGGGCAGAGACGTGTGTGGTCTTTGTTCGATCCCCGCCCACTCAACATTTCTCGAGGTAACACAAGACATCTCCTTTCTGTAGGCATCGTTTTCCTTCGGCTTTGTCgtccttttttttgttttttttttgttggtGGCTGCAGCGAATAACGCCTGATGATCGTGGTTCTGCGACTCCTTGGGCGATTCGAACCGCGAAAGTGAGTCCACTCTGAGGCGAGAACCACTGTGGGCCGCCGGGTTTCAGCCTCCTGAAACAAGGAGGATCGCCGCACCGTCGCATGCgcgagccccccccccccccctgctgGACTGATGGCCGCGTCGGCTTCTCTGCCCACTCCGGTCCGCCGGCCGCGGGGGGTGCTGTACACGTATTAGACGACGGGTAAGGGGAGCGGCTCGCCGTCCCAAGTTGGCTTAGAAGTTGacaaccccccctttccaaCGATCATATTACTGATGTTATCCCTTGCAACTGAAGCCGAGAGGATCTACATGAGCCGGCCGCATGCGGCGTTGACACGAAGGAAGTGACGCTGACAAACACGAGTGCGAGAGTGTCGCATGCGGCACGTGAAGTCAGCTTCATCGCCGGGCGGGCCAAGAACCGGATCGTCAACCTTGGCGGTTGTGATTTTCCCAGCCGCGTAACGGCTCGCGACGTCGTGGCCAAGACCTTGGCCGTCGGGGGGGTCGCTCGAGGCGCCCCCGCGCCGACGGACGGCCGGCTGGGAAAAGTCGTTCGTTCGTGAGGAGTGCCGGGACAATTTGCAGAAGCCACATCCCCCGCGGTGGGTTCAATAGCAAACGCGGCTTATGCAGACGGTCGGCGTCAAGCGTCAGGCATGGAGGCTTCCGTCTCGGACGCGGCGGCTGCGCCTCGTCGAAAGCGTTTCCAGAAATCTTTTCCCACGTcaacgaagacgacgccaGTTGCAGGACcagtttttttttttgtcttaTATCTTATTTTAGGGGTCCTTGGTCGGTATTGACTGCGTCCCGACTGATTATCCACGGAAGATCGTGAAACCATCTACATCACGCCAGCCACACGCCGTGGTTAATGGTTCGACCTGACTCAATCAGCACGACTCCCGCCCAGCAAGTTTGGCGGTCCGTTCCGAGAAAGAATCGCCGGTTGTTGCTGACTATTGATGCCCTCGCCGGTGTGTCAACATGCCCTTGTCGAGCCCTTCTCACCCACGCACTGCGGGCGAACGAGGTTTGTTCGGCATGTTCTTCTGGTAATTTGGTGACTTGCAGAGCTCAAGGCTAGACATCGATTTTTCCATACACAAGTTGCCGGGTCATCAGTGCTACAGGAAGAAGTGTATCAAGTCTTAGAAGTACATACGACTCAAGCAATGGCCGTCATCTGTGTTTCCGTTCTGAAGCACCGGTACAGCCAATAAGCCGTCACAAGCACGCCGAAACTAAGCCATAGGGCGTGGTTACacactctcgctctctctcacaGATTCCTTCGATCAAGAGTCAAAGCATTAAATAGTCTCATTCTTCCCTCATACGACATTTACCACCCCATGCCCATCGCCCTCCCATTCCGTTCCCGCCAACCCCCCCACCACCTCAAGCACAGAGCGTCAAGACAACATCCTGCTCCGCCGTGCACACCTTGACCTGGCTGCCCCCGGGGCTCACGCCGCCCTGCCAGACGATGGCGGGACAGGTCGCCTGCCGGctcgcgacgacgaccttgcTCCCCTTGAAGCCGTCCCCGAACACCGTGCTGAGGTCGTACcacacgccgccgccgccgccggcgtcgagggtgtAGGCGAAGACGAGCTGCGGCGCGCCCGTGTAAAGCCCGTCGCGCGCCCGCGTCACCTTGAGGGCGCGCCCGCCCGTGACGGGGTCCCGCGCGAAGGTCTCGGCGTAGGAGCCGCCCCGCGGCGCGAGCGGGCCCGCGGCGCGGACGTCGCTGCCGACGGACCAGAGGGagacctcggcggcgcagTTGTTCACGACGGTGGCCTTGCCGAGGGCCGCGGCCGGGGtcgctgcggcggcgaggaaggggaggagggtctTGAGCTGCATTCTGTCGGTGTTGAGGTATGTTATGTGTTGCTTTGGTGTGAGGTGTGGTGTGATGTGGTGTGGTGGTTTTATGGAGGTGTGGTTTTCGGTTTTGACCTTGAGATCCGGATATCCGAGTCTCGAAAGTGTGAGTGATGGCTGATGAGTCTCAAAGACAGAGTGAGTATAGGCCAAAGTCCTAGACTTATATACCTAACCGGAGACCGCCTTTCTCGTCAAAGCATGCCACTGATGCCATCATGTGTCTCTGTTGGGACCAGGATCCACCGGGCGAGACGGTGCAGGACCAAGAAGCTCAAATACGAGAGTCGATCAGGGAATGTCACGATACCTCCCAaaggggccagcagcaggcgATGCATAAGCCCGCCCTGCGGTATCCTCGACATCACAGCAGTCTGAAGATCACCTCTCGCGGCCGCAGGAATAGACCATCACACCCATTGGAAAATAAAAAAGGTCCTAACCAGCGAGACGATGTGACATATTCCCACGATGCGCAGGTGCGAACACGAACGCATCCCTCGGCCGAGTCAGGTGAGCAGACGACGGCGTGTGGATCGACGacgggcgagggaggagggggggggggggtcatgAGGTTTAAGACATGGACTGGGAATACGAGATTTCCCGTGCTGGCCTGGGCATGCTGCTGCATGCAACATCGGCTACCGGATGGCGAACCAGTGGCATCGTCGCAGGGCCTGAAGATGGGCGGGTCTGATGGGCTCAtgaggagaggagagggggaggggagggacTGCTATACCGAGCTGTTCCCCGCATTCCTCGGCGCGGCTCCCTCGGAGACATCTGGGGCTGTGCGTGCCGCTGCTCATCTAGTCGCTAGCGCCCGGCCCGTCCGCACCGCCGTAGT
This sequence is a window from Colletotrichum higginsianum IMI 349063 chromosome 8, whole genome shotgun sequence. Protein-coding genes within it:
- a CDS encoding Negative acting factor; translated protein: MVYTGKPSGGCKLCRIRKVKCDEAKPFCMRCTKSKRHCPGYGPVVRDQSKAAADKLKKQRQVSLDSTGSTESSVSPKSGSSGDSCHWNTSQTSSSSSSSSLSSPRRNSSPFRVGDQEADLVECFKHVPGGLLNPLDEQASCLFLSEFVNVPLTPTARGYYSFLPRYLGRGEISVCLSLAFKATSMAALAMRQSKGMRGPALLRAQEHHVNALRAVGQAISDPEEVDNDQTLGAVLMLAFYETLMSKDSIKEYIHHLKGAAKIVQMRGRKCLETDEGREMFAMTRNQCISVQNVFKEAEMSGYSWLLYNEAVQRSNRSTVDINLICSQVQQGVDNIISKARQPTPEAIEKMIELLGKCRKLEYEFRQLRANPNPQWKVEVAEWVFNRTDEELDTEPTFEGQVFKFFNLPMAVLHLVTWCSHLNLITTMMRCSSWLASAGREGLDDIDEYEQLVGSASARVDDIVSGVPYFCSWNGYGVIVSQFPCGSTKPDDPLKGEAGLIVMWPVAIAMKSDYATPRQRRYLRGRLRYIADVSGISQARFFIDEM
- a CDS encoding Heterokaryon incompatibility protein, encoding MSSFRPEWLIDVVRGCVVPCDERTSRFLTLSYTWGRTKNFRTLKSNLGAVRQPGALFSGPIASEVPLTIRNAIRLTEALGETRLWVDSLCIVQDDSLALAHDLRHMHRIFASSFLTIIAKDGQDAGYGLRGLRGISPPRATKQHVVPLAGGERLATMNNSEPGKEPEVYDYDQRMWTFQEKMFAKRQLIFANGSVIWQCNCVQWSEHVTSHAEADRRGQMMQDEELSMSVPSLSLNSLVVDFNRRNLTFDGDVSAAFSGISTYLERRFPYGFIAGHPEFFFDISLLWHSSGRLRRRRPLGESSEEPPMTTGPPSWSWMGWQGVTYFPHDLEYEYSLSGPTGFTAPLTEWFILETPSSAARRQINSRWHQYKKASPSRLLEGWKATEFVPPPTWDAFNVLNNELIPTGTPRHIPKTFYTHVSEPQPQRLKKFWYQVPTVDVGTLQSQGTEPHRHFQYTCCKTSRAFIKASYDADWESCRNVNISYLQDNSGATVGILKLPHSVDVASQQEPKVELVAIVKGWSSLLDEFSEKNKTTALRNRSQEDIQLTAEEEEAERKLMALSRGDRHKSWQEKWDIHDKLKLDCCFVLWVEWKDGVAYRKGSGMVLADRWDELKEAEEVDLILG
- a CDS encoding Bys1 family protein, with amino-acid sequence MSPSDPPIFRPCDDATGSPSGSRCCMQQHAQASTGNLVFPVHVLNLMTPPPPPPSPVVDPHAVVCSPDSAEGCTHQPSLTLSRLGYPDLKVKTENHTSIKPPHHITPHLTPKQHITYLNTDRMQLKTLLPFLAAAATPAAALGKATVVNNCAAEVSLWSVGSDVRAAGPLAPRGGSYAETFARDPVTGGRALKVTRARDGLYTGAPQLVFAYTLDAGGGGGVWYDLSTVFGDGFKGSKVVVASRQATCPAIVWQGGVSPGGSQVKVCTAEQDVVLTLCA